Proteins from a single region of Sphaerodactylus townsendi isolate TG3544 unplaced genomic scaffold, MPM_Stown_v2.3 scaffold_19, whole genome shotgun sequence:
- the VPS28 gene encoding vacuolar protein sorting-associated protein 28 homolog: MFHGIPANPGMGAPANKPELYEEVKLYKNAREREKYDNMAELFAVVKTMQALEKAYIKDCVTPSEYTAACSRLLVQYKAAFKQVQGLEINSIDDFCRKFRLDCPLAMERIKEDRPITIKDDKGNLNRCIADIVSLFITVMDKLRLEIRAMDEIQPDLRELMETMNRMSHLPQDFEGRQKVQQWLQTLSGMSASDELDDSQVRQMLFDLESAYNAFNRFLHS, from the exons ATGTTCCACGGAATCCCTGCCAACCCAGGGATGGGAG CCCCAGCCAATAAGCCGGAACTGTACGAG GAAGTGAAGCTATACAAGAACGCACGGGAACGAGAAAA GTACGACAACATGGCCGAGCTGTTTGCTGTGGTGAAGACCATGCAGGCCCTGGAAAAGGCCTACATCAAGGACTGCGTCACCCCCAGCGA GTACACGGCCGCCTGCTCCCGCCTTTTGGTCCAGTACAAGGCCGCCTTCAAGCAGGTGCAAGGCCTGGAGATCAACTCCATCGATGACTTCTGCCGCAAGTTTCGG CTCGATTGCCCGCTGGCCATGGAGAGGATCAAGGAAGACCGGCCGATCACAATCAAGGACGACAAGGGCAACCTGAACCGCTGCATCGCAGACATTGTGTCG ctCTTCATCACAGTGATGGACAAGCTGCGCCTGGAAATCCGAGCCATGGATGAG ATCCAGCCCGACCTTCGGGAGCTGATGGAGACCATGAACCGCATGAGCCACCTGCCCCAGGACTTCGAGGGACGCCAGAAAGTCCAGCAATG gcTGCAGACGCTGAGCGGGATGTCTGCCTCCGACGAGCTGGATGATTCCCAAGTGCGGCAGATGCTCTTTGACCTGGAGTCGGCCTACAACGCCTTCAACCGCTTCCTGCATTCCTGA